In one Lolium rigidum isolate FL_2022 chromosome 3, APGP_CSIRO_Lrig_0.1, whole genome shotgun sequence genomic region, the following are encoded:
- the LOC124700517 gene encoding premnaspirodiene oxygenase-like: MDELFFLSVLLAVGAVTLLQVLKVALNPISERAPPGPWKLPVIGSMHHLVNVLPHRALKNLADAYGPLMMLQLGQTPLVVASSKETARLVLKTHDTNFATRPKLLAGEIVGYEWADILFSPSGDYWRKLRQLCAAEILSPKRVLSFRHIREDEVGMLVEQIRATGLSMPVNLSLMFHSTTNNIVARAAFGKKRKNAAEFMSAIKSGVGLASGFNIPDLFPTWTTVLAAVTGIKRSLQGIHKTVDAILEEIINERNIARADKIKAGATDNVDENLTDVLIGLQGKGGFGFHLDNSKIKAIILDMFAGGTGTSASAMEWGMSELMRNPEVMAKLQGQIREAFKGKTMVTEADLQASDLRYLKLVIKEALRLHPPAPLLVPRESIDLCELEGFTIPAKSRVVINAWAIGRDPRYWDAAEEFLPERFEDGAVDFTGSSYEFLPFGAGRRMCPGFNYGLASMELALVALLYHFDWSLPEGVVEVDMEEAPGLGVRRRTPLMLLATPFVPVVA, encoded by the exons ATGGACGAGCTGTTTTTCCTCTCGGTGCTGCTGGCCGTCGGAGCGGTCACGCTGTTGCAGGTGCTGAAGGTGGCCCTGAACCCAATCAGCGAGAGGGCGCCGCCGGGGCCATGGAAGCTGCCGGTGATCGGCAGCATGCACCACCTGGTGAACGTGCTGCCGCACCGGGCACTGAAAAACCTCGCCGATGCGTACGGCCCACTCATGATGTTGCAGCTGGGGCAGACGCCGCTGGTGGTGGCGTCGTCCAAGGAGACGGCGCGGCTGGTGCTTAAGACCCACGACACAAACTTCGCCACGCGTCCCAAGCTCCTCGCTGGCGAGATCGTCGGCTACGAGTGGGCTGACATCCTCTTCTCCCCCTCCGGAGACTACTGGCGCAAGCTCCGCCAGCTCTGCGCAGCCGAGATCCTCAGCCCCAAGCGGGTGCTCTCCTTCCGCCACATCAGGGAGGACGAG GTGGGGATGCTGGTGGAGCAGATCCGCGCGACGGGGCTATCGATGCCAGTGAACCTGAGCCTGATGTTCCATAGCACTACCAACAACATCGTTGCGCGGGCGGCCttcgggaagaagaggaagaacgcGGCAGAGTTCATGTCAGCCATCAAGTCCGGCGTGGGCCTAGCGAGCGGCTTTAACATCCCCGACCTCTTCCCGACATGGACAACCGTGCTAGCCGCCGTCACTGGCATAAAACGCAGCCTCCAGGGCATCCACAAGACGGTGGATGCCATCCTGGAGGAGATCATCAATGAGAGGAACATCGCCCGTGCCGATAAAATAAAGGCCGGCGCCACTGATAACGTCGACGAGAACCTCACTGATGTGCTCATAGGCCTGCAGGGGAAAGGCGGCTTCGGGTTCCACCTAGACAACAGCAAGATCAAGGCCATCATCTTGGACATGTTCGCCGGCGGGACAGGGACGTCGGCGTCGGCGATGGAGTGGGGTATGTCAGAGCTGATGCGTAACCCAGAGGTGATGGCGAAGCTGCAGGGGCAGATCCGTGAGGCGTTCAAAGGTAAGACCATGGTGACCGAGGCCGACCTGCAAGCTAGCGACCTCCGGTATCTGAAGCTGGTGATCAAGGAGGCTCTTCGGCTGCACCCGCCAGCGCCGCTGCTGGTGCCCAGGGAGAGCATCGACCTGTGCGAGCTAGAAGGGTTCACGATCCCGGCCAAGTCGCGCGTGGTGATCAACGCGTGGGCCATCGGGCGGGACCCCAGGTACTGGGACGCCGCCGAGGAATTCCTGCCGGAGCGGTTTGAGGACGGCGCCGTGGATTTCACAGGCAGCAGCTACGAGTTTCTGCCGTTTGGTGCCGGCCGCAGGATGTGCCCCGGGTTCAACTACGGGCTGGCCAGCATGGAGCTCGCCCTCGTTGCCTTGCTCTATCATTTCGATTGGTCGCTGCCAGAGGGTGTCGTTGAGGTGGACATGGAGGAGGCGCCCGGCCTGGGcgtgcgccgccgcacgccgctgaTGCTCCTCGCCACGCCCTTCGTCCCTGTCGTCGCGTAG